The genomic window AACGGCGCCTGTTGACCCGTTTGCTGAAACAGCGGACGGTACTCCTGCCGAGCCTGTCAAAAAGCCGAAGGCCGCAAGAACGGCAAGCTCGGCCAAGCCCGCTTCGGCCGACGCGTCGAAGCCGGGTCGCACACGCACTGCTGTAAAAGCGGCAGCGGCTAAAGATATTGGGGAGCCAAAGAGCGTTCGCAAGAAGGCTCGTAAAACAATTGCACTTGAGATCGATCCTTTTGCAGATGTTGCGGACACAGCACCGCCGATGCCGAAAAAGGCTGTGAAAAAGTCCCCTGCAAAGCGTACGGTAAAAACAAAAAAGGCGGCTGTTGCGGTGATCGAGCCGCCGGTGTTGCCGGAGCCGGAAGTCGAACTTTCGCCCGTGTTTCTCGCCCTTCGCGATGTTACGCTGCCCGAATTGGAACGCGAAAATCGTGCACAGCTGCTTGTTCAATCGCCGACGCGCATTTATTTCTACTGGTCTGTTCGGGCAAATCCCTGGCAGCAGCTCAAAGGTATTTTCGGTAATGATCTCGGCAGCTACACTCTTGTGGTAAAGCTCACCGACCTGACCGACGGCTCCGAGCAGATCGACCGCTGCGATGCCGAGGGCAATTGGTGGTTCACTACCGAACCTGATCACGAATACCGGGCCGAGATCGGCTTCTACGCCGTCAACAGGCCCTATTTCCGCATCATTTACTCGAATCAGGTACGCACGCCGCGCCGCAGCCCGAGTACGCACCCTTCGACCGAATCACGCTGGACCATCTCGGCGACAAAATTTGCCGAAGTGCTTGATGCATCAGGCTTTTCGCGCGACGCGTACGATGTCGCGATGGCAGGCGATGACGTGGCGGCGGCTGAGAATACGACACACACGGCATTTCGGCAGTTCATCGGAAACTCAGCGGCCGACCTCAGCAAGATATCGGCGGATGATATTCGCTATGTAATGCTGGCACTCGCATCCGGCGTTGCAGTTCACGAGCTTAACGGCCGCATCAGCCCGGCACTGTTCGCGATGCTGCAGGCCAGTGCTAAGAATGTCGGAAAGTCCTCGGCACGCGCTGCGCTGAAAGAACACTTCGAGATCGACGGCAGCGAGTGGCACGAAGAAGAAGCGGTGCCGGTCGTATTCGGCTCAAGCCTCGTCAATTTCCCGAAGACGTTAAAGCCGCGAAAGGCCGCATTGTCGTCGCCGCGATACAATCCTGTCAGCTCGCACAGCCTGCGGCAGTAGTTATTGGCGGCCGCCGATGTTAACATCAACTCACCATAATTTTACCGCCGTCAATGGCAGCTATTCGCGCGGCTGTAGATAACATCACGTATGCCAGCAGGATATTTCAGCCTGATACTACACGCCCATCTGCCGTTCGTCAGGCATCCTGAATATCCCGAATTCCTTGAAGAAGATTGGCTCTACGAGGCGATCACAGAAGTTTATCTGCCGCTCGTTTTCATATTTCGATCGCTGCACGAAGCCGGCGCGATGCCGCGCCTTGCAATGAACCTCTCGCCGCCGCTTTGCGAGATGCTCGCCGACGAACTTCTCCAGACGCGATACACGCAACACCTCTCGAACTTGCTTGAACTTGCGGAAAAAGAAGAGCTTCGCACGCAAACCGAAGACACCGAGTTCAATGATGCGGCGAAAATGTACGTCGAGAACCTACGCGTGTCATACGACCTTTGGGACAACCGCTATGGACGCGACCTGCTCAACGCCTTTCGCGAGCTGAACGACGAAGGTGTCATCGAGATCATAACGTGCTGCGCAACACACGGCTTTTTGCCGCTAGTTTCGACACAAGAGGCACGCCGCGCACAGATCGAGGTCGCGGCGGCAAATTATAAGAAGCACTTTGGCCGCAGCCCGCGCGGCATCTGGCTTGCCGAATGTGCGTACGAGCCGGGTGTTGAGGTGCTGCTGAAAGAGGCCGGCATCGAATACTTTATTGCCGACACGCATGCGATCCTTTACGGCGAGCCGAGGCCGCGTTACGGCGTTCATGCCCCCGTCGTAACACCGAACGGCGTCGCTGTTTTTGCACGTGATGTCGAAACGAGCCAGCAGGTATGGTCGGCCGAAAGCGGCTATCCGGGCAATGATGTTTATCGCGAATTTTATCGAGATATCGGCTGGGACGCGCCTCTGGATATGCTGAAGCCGCATCTGCACGCGGACGGAGCACGTCGGCATTTGGGGCTCAAATATCACCGGATCACAGGCCGCAACGTCCCGCAGAATAACAAGCAGGCATACATTCCCGCGTTGGCTCGGCAGCAAGCCGCAGATGATGCCGGACACTTTCTGAACGAGCGTATCAAACAGGCCCGGATGCTCCGCGACACGTTCGACGGACGCCCGCCGCTCGTCGTTTCGCCGTACGATGCCGAATTGTACGGCCATTGGTGGTATGAAGGCCCGCAGTTCCTCGATTTCTTTTTCCGAAAGGCACATTTCGATCAGAACACCATCGAGTGCATCACGCCGGGCGATATGCTCGACAGCGGCGTGCCTATTCAAGAACAGATGCCGGCAGCATCAAGCTGGGGCGAGAACGGCTACTACAAGGTGTGGCTCAACGAAGGCAATTCTTGGATGTACCCATATCAGCATGATGCTGAAAAGAAGATGACCGAATTCGCGAACGCCGCCGAAGATAACGAAATGAACTCGCGCCTGCTCAGCCAAATGGCTCGCGAACTTCTGCTCGCCGAGTCGTCGGATTGGGCGTTCCAGATCTATCAGGGCACGACCGTCGAGTACTCGAGCCGGCGCTTCCGCTCGCATATTCAGCGGTTCGATATGCTTGCAAAAATGTACACGTCGGGCGAGATCGATGAACTGCTGCTTGCCGAGATCGAGTCGCGCGACAATATCTTTGCCGAGGTGGATTGGCGGCATTACCGCACGAAAGATGATTGAATGAGGCTCTTTATCTAACTCATTCGCTGAGGAAATGCTGTGTTTTACAGGATATTTGCCCCGATCCGCAGCACCTAACCGCGCAGACGGTTTTTGTTAGCAACATCTGTCCATTAAAATAGAACATTGAGTATGACGCCATGCGCGGGCGCTCATGCCATCGGAGAAACTATGACAAAAAGTGGCGTTGAAGTTGCGCCGGCAGAGGGAAGGCTCGGTATCCTGCTCGTCGGACTTGGTGCCGTAAGCACGACCTTGATCGCGGGTGTCGAATCTGTCCGCCGCGGCATTTCGCAGCCAGTCGGCAGCCTTACACAGATGGGTACGATCCGGCTCGGTAAGCGAACTGATGAACGTGTGCCGAAGATCAAGGATTTCGTGCCGCTTGCCTCGCTCGACGACATCGTCTTCGGCGCGTGGGACATCTTTGCCGAAAATGCCTTCGATGCGGCAATGAATGCCGGTGTTCTCGAAAAGAGCCTTCTCGAACAGCTCGCCGAACCGCTGTCGTCATTAAAACCGATGAGTGCGGTTTTTGAGCAGTCGTATGTTAAACGTCTTCACGGCGATAACATCAAGCAAGGTAAGACCAAAATGGAGCTTGCCGAGCAGCTCATCGAAGACATTGCGGAGTTCAAACGCTCGAAAGGCTGCAGCCGGCTCGTAATGGTGTGGGCCGCTTCGACCGAGATATTCCTTCAGGCGTCCGACGTGCACGGTTCGCTCGCATCTTTTGAAAAAGGCCTTTACGACAACGATCCGCAGATATCGCCGTCGATGATCTACGCCTACGCGGCAATTAAGAGCGGCGTGCCTTTTGCAAACGGTGCACCGAACCTAACCGCCGACATCCCGGCGTTGATCGAGCTGGCCGAACGTGAGAAGGTGCCCGTCTGCGGCAAGGACTTCAAGACCGGCCAGACCTTGATGAAAACCATCGTCGCGCCGGGCCTAAAGGCTCGAATGCTGGGCCTCGACGGATGGTACTCGACCAATATCCTCGGCAATCGGGACGGCGAAGTGCTCGACGACCCCGAGAATTTCAAAACCAAAGAGGAGTCGAAACTCTCGGTACTCGAACACATCCTTCAGCCGCAGGTCTATCCTGAGCTTTACAAGGATTTCTCTCACGTCGTGCGGATCAACTATTATCCGCCGCGCGGCGATAACAAAGAAGGCTGGGACAATATCGACATTGTTGGCTGGCTCGGCTACAAGATGCAGATAAAGATCGACTTCCTCTGTCGCGACTCGATACTCGCAGCACCGCTAGCTCTCGACCTTGCTCTCTTTATGGATCTTGCTCAGCGTGCCGGTATGAAGGGCGTCCAGGAATGGCTTTCGTTCTACTTTAAAGCCCCGCAGACCGCACCCGGGCTTTATCCCGAGCATGATCTGTTCATCCAGCTTCAAAAGCTTAAAAATACTCTGCGGCACATGATGGGCGAAGACCTGATCACGCACCTCGGCCGCGAGTACTATGATGAATAGCGTCGGAACGAGGCGATCTCTATTGCTTTTTTCTCGGCAAATATGTTAAACAGTAAGTTGTCGAAGGCCTTCATACCTTTGGCGTTCCGATGGGCGTGTTGCTCCCGCGACATGTACCCGGCCAACTCATCAACTTTTGAAATCATCAATACTGGCGACAGACGGCCGTCTTCTTTACGGCAAGTCTGGTGTTCTGACCACGTCCCTTTACAGGGCGTGTCCTTGGGAGAAGTGAAATGAAGCAGGAATCGGCAAAGAAAAAAGAGAACGGCGAGACAGGGATCTTACTCGACCCTGACCGAAAAAGCCCTCGTGCGGCTGAGTTCGAAGATAAGCTCAGCGCTCAGATCGTCGGCCAGGAGCGCGCCGTCCGGCGTATGAGCGGCCTGTTCCAGATCTATCTTGCGGGAATGAATAACCCGACACGGCCGATCGGAACGATGCTCTTCCTCGGGCCGACCGGCTCGGGCAAGACGCGTGTTGTCGAGGCTGCTGCGGAAGTGCTATTTAACGACCCTTATGCGGTCGTAAAGATCGACTGTGCCGAATTCCAGCATTCGCATGAGATCGCCAAACTCATCGGCTCGCCTCCGGGATATCTCGGCCACCGCGAGACCTCGCCGATGCTTACGCAGGAGAACCTCGACAAGGCCCACACTGAAGATACGAAACTCACGTTCGTGCTTTTTGACGAGATCGAAAAGGCCTCAGACTCGCTTTGGCAGCTCCTGCTCGGCATTCTCGACAAAGCAACCCTTACACTCGGCGATAATCGGCGTGTCGATTTCTCAAGAACCATCGTCATCATGACATCGAACCTGGGCGCCCGCGAAATGTCTGAGATGATCTCCGGCGGCATCGGCTTTGCACCGACCAAAGCCGATAAAGCAAAGGAAGACAACGAGATCGACAGCAAGATCTATCGTACGGCTCTCGAAGCGGCCAAGCGGAAATTCTCGCCCGAGTTCATGAACCGCATCGATAAGGTGGTTGTTTTCCGCAGCCTCAAGGAACATCATCTTCGCCAGATCCTCGACATCGAGCTTAAGGCCGTGCAGTCGCGCATCACTGAATCGGCGGGGACGAAATTCATCTTTGAATGTACCGAGAAGGCAAAGGATTTCCTGCTCGGCGAAGGCATCGACCTTAAATATGGTGCACGCCATTTGAAGCGTGCGATCGAGCGATTTCTTGTCTATCCGCTCTCAAATCTTGTAGCGACCGAGCAACTCCGTACAGGCGACTTCGTCATCGTTGATTTTGACGAAAGCCGCGAAGGCCTGATCTTCAGAAAGCAGGAAGGTAAGATGATAATTGCCGACCCCGCAGAAGAGTGGGTCGAGCAAACGCCGCTTGAGAGCGCCGATGCCGCAGGCATGCCGCTGCCGCAGGCACAGCCGGCAACAGCACTTTCACGCTCGCAAGGCGAGAATAACGAGAGCTGATATTCCGCCCGCCTGTCATCACCATCGAGGCCGCTGCTAACAGCGGCCTTTTTTCTTGCATTACATATACGGATAACGTAATATGTGCAGCATGGCCACAAAAACCGATGAGCAAGAACTGACCGACGTCTTTCTCGCACTTGCAGACCACACCCGCCTGCAGATCGTCAGGCTGATCGGCAATTCCGAGGTTTCGGTAAGCAGGTTGTGCGAAGCTTTGGACGAAAGCCAGCCCAAGATCTCACGACACTTGGCAATGCTGCGCTCATTTGGCCTTGTAAATACAAGGCGGGACGGCAGGTCGATACACTACAGTTTGGTATCGCCCGTAAACCCGGCCGCGAAGGCGATCCTCGAAATCGCAGCGAACGGAACCTCGGCCGCCTCCGACACGGACGATGCAGTTACTCTAAAACAACATACATACGCCGAGACAGATATATCAACTCCTGCATTGAACGATATCGAGATATTCCTGCTTTGACCGAATGGCTGCTCACATTGCGGTGCTTTGGCCCGCTCAATGCGTGCAGCGTTCCATGATCCTAACTTGTGAGGCCGCTCAAGGATCGAGGCGATAAAGTGCCAGAAATTCCTTATTCCCTTCGGCCCCCAAGATCGGCGAATCGATCAGCCCGGCGCGGAACAGCCCGAGGCGAGCGGCGAAATCGTTCACCTCTGCGACAACACGCTCGTGCTTCTCTGCCTCACGGACGATGCCGCCCTTGCCTACCTCGCCGCGGCCGACCTCGAACTGCGGCTTGATCAGAACGATCAACAGACCTTCCGGCTTCAGCAATTCCATAACGGCGGTAAGCAGCATCTTGACCGAGATAAAGGAGACGTCCATTACCGCGATATCGAACCGCCGGATAAAGTCCTCGGGCTTGAGTTCGCGAGCATTCGTATTTTCGCGTACCTCGACGCGCGGATCGCTGCGAAGCCGCCAAATAAGCTGGTTCGTACCGCTGTCGATGGCAGTGACCGAAGCGCCACCGTGCTGCAAAAGGCAATCGGTAAAACCGCCTGTCGATGAGCCTATGTCGATGCAGTGAAGCCCTGCCGGATCGATACGGAACTGCTCCAGCGCGGCTTCGAGTTTCAAACCTGCGCGGCTCGCGTATTTTGATTCGCGTGAGACGCCTTTGATCCGTATCGCCGCATCAGGGGCGAAACTCTCTGACGGTTTCTCGACACGGCGTTCATTGACCAGCACCACGCCTGCCATGACCATCGCCTGTGCCTTTGTTCGCGAATCCGCCATTCCGGCAGATACAAGTAGTTTATCGATGCGTTCCTTTTTCACGATGCGCTATACAGAATGTTATGTTATTAAGTTCGGGGCCGTTAATGGAAAAGATCGAATTACCTGCATCCGTCCGCATGGCCGCGTTCACGCGATACGCTTGGGCGACACTATTTTATAACGTCATCGTTATTCTTTGGGGCGTATTTCTTCGCGCGTCGAAATCAGGCGACGGCTGCGGCCGGCATTGGCTTACCTGCCAAGGCGAGGTGATACCTTCGGCACCCGAATTAAAGGCCCTTATAGAATATTCGCATCGTATAACCAGTTTCTTCTCGCTTGTGTCGGTCGTGGTGCTGGTAATTTGGGCATTTCGCAGATTCGGTAAAGGCGACCGCGTACGAAGATCGGCGGTCGGTGCTCTTATCTTTGTCGTAACTGAAGCGCTTGTGGGTGCGGGCCTTGTTCTGACCGGCAACACGGCGGAGACCCTAACGAACGCAAGGCCATTCTGGATGGCAGGCCATTTGCTGAACACATTCATTCTGCTTGGCTTTCTGACGTCAACTGCGTGGTTCGCAAAAAACGGCCGCACTGTGAACCTCCTGCGCCCCGGCAAATACGCGGCAATGCTCGCCGCCATTGCTCTCGGCATAACGGTCATCGGAATGGCTGGGTCGCTCACGGCACTTTCCGAAATGTTATTCCCTGCCGAAAGCCTTTTGCACGGCATTGATCAGGATCTTTCATCCGCATCGCACATTCTTGTCCGCTTGCGGCTGCTGCATCCGATATTGTCGGTCGTGATCAGCGTATTTGTGATCTTTGCCGCCGGTTGGCTTGCCCGCGAGAGCGGGCGCGACCGCAGCACCGTTCGCTGGTCGAACGCGATCACGGGCCTGCTTATCTTTCAGATCTTCTTTGGTGGGGCGACACTGCTCACGCTCGCACCCATAGTTATGCAGGTCGGTCATCTGCTGATCGCTGACCTTATTTGGGTCTCGTGTGTATTGCTGGCACTAAGTTTTTATGCGGCGCCGGCAACAGAAGCGGGCGGCGGGTAGAAATCATCGCTTCAATTACGTTATTATTTGCAACAACAAGCGGCGCCGAACCGTTATTCTTTGCGGGATCAGCCGACCATCGATGCAGCGACGTATCCTTATTGTTGACGACCATAACGGCCTTGCCGGATCGCTCGGTGAGGCGTTCGGGCAGATGGGGCATTTTGTCCGCACGATCCATTCGCGTTCGGAGGCTGCGGCTGTCGATGACATCGAGAGTTTCGACCTTCTGATCAGCAACCTTGACGTCGCCAACGAACAACCAACGCAGTCAGTTTGCACATCGCCGTCATCGTGTCCTGCTTGCTCCACACTGATCGGCGATCGCGAACAGGCGACGATATTTAAGCTTTGTGCCACGAACTTTCGACGTGCGGAGTTTGACGAAGACGAGGTCTGCAAACTCGTCGCGACCGTTCTGGAGCACAAACTGAGGTCGTCGGGCACTTGTTCAACACCTAATTCGGTCCGCGAATATATCGAATTCGAGCTGCCTTCCGTTATCGGGCTGATGCACACCGTGCTCGAATATCTGATGCGGCGAGTAGAAACGCGGGGGCTTACAAATCCCGAGCGTTCGAACCTTTTTGTTGCGCTCGACGAGGCGTTCGTGAACGCCGTAAAGCACGGCAATAAGTACGACCCGACCAAGCTCGTTCGTCTAGCAGCCTCGATCTCAAGCACCGAGGCACGGTTTGTGGTCGAGGATCAGGGCGAGGGTTTCAACGTAAAGGCCATCGCCGACCCGCTCGACCCCGAAAATCTTTTCAAAACTTCGGGACGCGGCGTTCTCTTTATCCACAACATCATGGACGAAGTTACCTACAATGAACGAGGCAATCGCCTCACGATGGTGAAACGCGGCGACACCGTAACGCTCGAGAAAGCATAGATGAAAGTTACGATCGGCCAGATCAACACGACCAACGGCGACATCGCAGGCAACGTCAAAAAGATCATTGATGCGATCGAACGTGCAAAGGCCGACAGATCTGACCTTGTCGTCTTTCCTGAGATATCCACTCACGGCTACACTTCGCAGGATTGGTTCGAGGATCCCGATATCATCAATAACGCAGCTCACGCCTTGGATGAGATCATTCCGGCGACAAAAGGAATCGCTGCGATAGTCGGCACCATTCGAATGAATGACAGCGCTGACGGCCGCCGTATATTCAATTCCGCGGCTGTAATAGCGGACGGCAAATTGCTCGGTATGGCAGATAAGACACTGCTGCCCGAGTACGACGTTTTTGATGATCCGCGATGGTTCGAGCCGAACCACGCACCGCACCGCCTTTTTGACATTGCGGGTATCAGAACAGGCGTCGTTGTCTGTGAGGACCTTTGGAACGACAAGACCTTTTGGGATGACCGCCTCTACAGTAGCGACCCTGCCGATGAGGCCATAGCCCTCGGAGCCGAACTTCTGGTCTCCATAAATGCGTCGCCGTACAACAAGGGCAAAATACGGCTTCGATGCGAAATGGTCGCCCATCGTGCACGCACACAGGCCATACCGATCGTTTTTGTCAATCTCATCGGCGGCAACGACGGGATCATCTTTGACGGAGCGAGCCTCATTGCCGATGAAGAAGGCGACATTATCCTGCAGGCGGCGGCTTTTGAGGAATTTGTCGAAAGCGTCGAACTTGACGTACGCAAGCCGGATACACGCGGCATCACGGGCGGCGAGACAGCCTCCGTTACAGATGCGCTCGTGCTCGGCATACGCGATTACGCACACAAGAACGGCTTTAAGAAGGCCGTACTCGGACTGAGCGGCGGAATGGACTCCGCTCTTGTTGCAGCCCTTGCGGCACAGGCACTCGGGCCGGAGAACGTACTCTGCGTAATGATGCCTTCGCCCTTCTCATCGGAAGGCAGCGTGCGTGACAGCGAGGAACTAATCCGCAATCTCGGCTGCGACAGCCGCATCGAACCGATCTCCGATGCATTTGAAGTGCTTATCAAACAGCTTGGCCTCAGCAAACCTTCACGCGGCGGCGAAAGCCTTGCGGCCGAGAACCTGCAATCGCGGCTCCGCGGCGTGATCCTGATGGCGATATCGAATTCCGAAGGCCGCCTGCTGCTGGCGACCGGCAATAAGAGCGAACTTGCGGTCGGCTACTGCACGCTCTACGGCGACACGAACGGCGGAATTGCGGTGCTCGGCGACGTGCTTAAAACAGAAGTATGGGCGATCGCGCGTGACATCAACCGACGGGCCGGACGCGAGGTCATTCCAGGCAAGATCATTGAGAAGCGTCCGTCGGCCGAACTGGCGCCGAACCAGTTCGATCAGGACAGCCTGCCGCCCTACGAACTGATGGATCCGATCCTACAGATGTATTTTGAACAAAAGGCGGCACCCGAGGCTATCATTGCCGCCGGGCATGATAAGGAGCTTGTCTATTCGATACTGAATAGAGTTGAGCATCCGGCGAACGAATTCAAACGGCGGCAATTACCGCCGCCGCTCATCGTCTCAAAGAATGCGATAGGCGTCGGCCGCCGGCGTCCCGTAACGCACAAATACCGCCGCTAGACGGCCTATTTGGTGTAATATCCGATCCGCGAACGCGAACGCAGCCCCGGCCGCGACGGCAGCGTAACTTCCAGTTTCACATATTGGCCCGGCGGAAGATCTATCTCGGAATAGTATTGGATGAGGTACTGCGAACGCACCTCATTTGCAAGCTGACGAAATATCCGGTCAAGTGCGGCAGTGTTCGCACGGTCGTTATTCTCGTTGGCGTAATTATCCTTTGTATCTATAGGCTGAAATTTCGGCAGGAACGCCGTACCGCCGGTTTCGTCGGCGAAGGCCTGCATATTCTCTTGCCCGAAGGTACTTATCTTATTGAGCTGAAATGAGCTTCCCGCAGGATTTATCGAGTAAAAGACGGTGTCGCCGTTCTGCAGGATCTGCAGAACACGCTGCCGCTCCTTGCGGCTTGCGGCATCACGGGTTGCGACCGTCAGCTTGTAGAGCTCTTTCGAGTCTATGGTATTGATCTTTCTGCCGATCTCGGCATAGCCCTTCTGAAGTGCCTTTGCGATGTTATCGCTGTTGGTATCTTCACCGTCCGATATGGTTACAATGACGCGCCGAGTGCCGTCCGGCGCGTTCTGCTTGAGGTATTCTGCCGCCGCCCGCACCGTATCGTAGAACGCCGTATATTCCTTCGTCGCCTGTATCGAACGAAGTGCCGCCGCCGCATTCTCAGCCGTATCGAGCGGATGGACGAGCCGAGGTGAGGCCCCGATGCTGAATATGCACGCCCTATCCTCGGGCCGCATCACATCCTTTAGGAACTTGGCGGCGGTCTCGGCCTGAAATTTGAACATCGGGCTGGTCGTCGCCGAAATATCGAACAATAAAGCGATGTCGAGCGGCACTTTGTCCGCCGACCCGACCGAGTCGATCACCTGCGGCTTGCCGTTCTCGATCACACGAAAATCCGCGGCCGTCAATCCGCTTACCGCAACGCCCTGCTGATCGGTAACCGCGACAGGTATCATCACAAGCTGCGAATCGACCTTTATGATCTCATCATCCGGCGTCGGCGTTTGCTTTGGTGCGGTTTGTGCGAAAATGGCGGCAGCACAGGCAATGCTAAGGACAAGCAGATGCGCGGCTCGCACGATCGGTCGGCTGTTCATAATATCGGCAAAGAAAAAGGCGTTGCTGCCTGAGTGTGTCGATCTCAGCAAAAGCAACGCCTTGTCACAGGATGGTTATTCTTCGTTGGGATTGCTGTCCGGAGCCTTTATCTCAACGTTGGTGTTGATGCCGCGGCTCACAAGCAATTTTACTTCGACGCGGCGATTCTGGGCACGGCCTTCCCTTGTGGAATTATCGGCGACTGCCTGCAGTTCGCCAAAACCATATGATGTACCGATGCGGCGAAGCGGAA from Chloracidobacterium sp. includes these protein-coding regions:
- a CDS encoding DUF1957 domain-containing protein, whose protein sequence is MPAGYFSLILHAHLPFVRHPEYPEFLEEDWLYEAITEVYLPLVFIFRSLHEAGAMPRLAMNLSPPLCEMLADELLQTRYTQHLSNLLELAEKEELRTQTEDTEFNDAAKMYVENLRVSYDLWDNRYGRDLLNAFRELNDEGVIEIITCCATHGFLPLVSTQEARRAQIEVAAANYKKHFGRSPRGIWLAECAYEPGVEVLLKEAGIEYFIADTHAILYGEPRPRYGVHAPVVTPNGVAVFARDVETSQQVWSAESGYPGNDVYREFYRDIGWDAPLDMLKPHLHADGARRHLGLKYHRITGRNVPQNNKQAYIPALARQQAADDAGHFLNERIKQARMLRDTFDGRPPLVVSPYDAELYGHWWYEGPQFLDFFFRKAHFDQNTIECITPGDMLDSGVPIQEQMPAASSWGENGYYKVWLNEGNSWMYPYQHDAEKKMTEFANAAEDNEMNSRLLSQMARELLLAESSDWAFQIYQGTTVEYSSRRFRSHIQRFDMLAKMYTSGEIDELLLAEIESRDNIFAEVDWRHYRTKDD
- a CDS encoding inositol-3-phosphate synthase, producing the protein MTKSGVEVAPAEGRLGILLVGLGAVSTTLIAGVESVRRGISQPVGSLTQMGTIRLGKRTDERVPKIKDFVPLASLDDIVFGAWDIFAENAFDAAMNAGVLEKSLLEQLAEPLSSLKPMSAVFEQSYVKRLHGDNIKQGKTKMELAEQLIEDIAEFKRSKGCSRLVMVWAASTEIFLQASDVHGSLASFEKGLYDNDPQISPSMIYAYAAIKSGVPFANGAPNLTADIPALIELAEREKVPVCGKDFKTGQTLMKTIVAPGLKARMLGLDGWYSTNILGNRDGEVLDDPENFKTKEESKLSVLEHILQPQVYPELYKDFSHVVRINYYPPRGDNKEGWDNIDIVGWLGYKMQIKIDFLCRDSILAAPLALDLALFMDLAQRAGMKGVQEWLSFYFKAPQTAPGLYPEHDLFIQLQKLKNTLRHMMGEDLITHLGREYYDE
- a CDS encoding AAA family ATPase, whose amino-acid sequence is MKQESAKKKENGETGILLDPDRKSPRAAEFEDKLSAQIVGQERAVRRMSGLFQIYLAGMNNPTRPIGTMLFLGPTGSGKTRVVEAAAEVLFNDPYAVVKIDCAEFQHSHEIAKLIGSPPGYLGHRETSPMLTQENLDKAHTEDTKLTFVLFDEIEKASDSLWQLLLGILDKATLTLGDNRRVDFSRTIVIMTSNLGAREMSEMISGGIGFAPTKADKAKEDNEIDSKIYRTALEAAKRKFSPEFMNRIDKVVVFRSLKEHHLRQILDIELKAVQSRITESAGTKFIFECTEKAKDFLLGEGIDLKYGARHLKRAIERFLVYPLSNLVATEQLRTGDFVIVDFDESREGLIFRKQEGKMIIADPAEEWVEQTPLESADAAGMPLPQAQPATALSRSQGENNES
- a CDS encoding TlyA family RNA methyltransferase, which codes for MKKERIDKLLVSAGMADSRTKAQAMVMAGVVLVNERRVEKPSESFAPDAAIRIKGVSRESKYASRAGLKLEAALEQFRIDPAGLHCIDIGSSTGGFTDCLLQHGGASVTAIDSGTNQLIWRLRSDPRVEVRENTNARELKPEDFIRRFDIAVMDVSFISVKMLLTAVMELLKPEGLLIVLIKPQFEVGRGEVGKGGIVREAEKHERVVAEVNDFAARLGLFRAGLIDSPILGAEGNKEFLALYRLDP
- a CDS encoding ATP-binding protein — its product is MQRRILIVDDHNGLAGSLGEAFGQMGHFVRTIHSRSEAAAVDDIESFDLLISNLDVANEQPTQSVCTSPSSCPACSTLIGDREQATIFKLCATNFRRAEFDEDEVCKLVATVLEHKLRSSGTCSTPNSVREYIEFELPSVIGLMHTVLEYLMRRVETRGLTNPERSNLFVALDEAFVNAVKHGNKYDPTKLVRLAASISSTEARFVVEDQGEGFNVKAIADPLDPENLFKTSGRGVLFIHNIMDEVTYNERGNRLTMVKRGDTVTLEKA
- a CDS encoding NAD+ synthase, which produces MKVTIGQINTTNGDIAGNVKKIIDAIERAKADRSDLVVFPEISTHGYTSQDWFEDPDIINNAAHALDEIIPATKGIAAIVGTIRMNDSADGRRIFNSAAVIADGKLLGMADKTLLPEYDVFDDPRWFEPNHAPHRLFDIAGIRTGVVVCEDLWNDKTFWDDRLYSSDPADEAIALGAELLVSINASPYNKGKIRLRCEMVAHRARTQAIPIVFVNLIGGNDGIIFDGASLIADEEGDIILQAAAFEEFVESVELDVRKPDTRGITGGETASVTDALVLGIRDYAHKNGFKKAVLGLSGGMDSALVAALAAQALGPENVLCVMMPSPFSSEGSVRDSEELIRNLGCDSRIEPISDAFEVLIKQLGLSKPSRGGESLAAENLQSRLRGVILMAISNSEGRLLLATGNKSELAVGYCTLYGDTNGGIAVLGDVLKTEVWAIARDINRRAGREVIPGKIIEKRPSAELAPNQFDQDSLPPYELMDPILQMYFEQKAAPEAIIAAGHDKELVYSILNRVEHPANEFKRRQLPPPLIVSKNAIGVGRRRPVTHKYRR
- a CDS encoding DUF4912 domain-containing protein; translated protein: MAKSTESTTSKKRAKKAETAPVDPFAETADGTPAEPVKKPKAARTASSAKPASADASKPGRTRTAVKAAAAKDIGEPKSVRKKARKTIALEIDPFADVADTAPPMPKKAVKKSPAKRTVKTKKAAVAVIEPPVLPEPEVELSPVFLALRDVTLPELERENRAQLLVQSPTRIYFYWSVRANPWQQLKGIFGNDLGSYTLVVKLTDLTDGSEQIDRCDAEGNWWFTTEPDHEYRAEIGFYAVNRPYFRIIYSNQVRTPRRSPSTHPSTESRWTISATKFAEVLDASGFSRDAYDVAMAGDDVAAAENTTHTAFRQFIGNSAADLSKISADDIRYVMLALASGVAVHELNGRISPALFAMLQASAKNVGKSSARAALKEHFEIDGSEWHEEEAVPVVFGSSLVNFPKTLKPRKAALSSPRYNPVSSHSLRQ
- a CDS encoding COX15/CtaA family protein, which codes for MEKIELPASVRMAAFTRYAWATLFYNVIVILWGVFLRASKSGDGCGRHWLTCQGEVIPSAPELKALIEYSHRITSFFSLVSVVVLVIWAFRRFGKGDRVRRSAVGALIFVVTEALVGAGLVLTGNTAETLTNARPFWMAGHLLNTFILLGFLTSTAWFAKNGRTVNLLRPGKYAAMLAAIALGITVIGMAGSLTALSEMLFPAESLLHGIDQDLSSASHILVRLRLLHPILSVVISVFVIFAAGWLARESGRDRSTVRWSNAITGLLIFQIFFGGATLLTLAPIVMQVGHLLIADLIWVSCVLLALSFYAAPATEAGGG
- a CDS encoding metalloregulator ArsR/SmtB family transcription factor encodes the protein MATKTDEQELTDVFLALADHTRLQIVRLIGNSEVSVSRLCEALDESQPKISRHLAMLRSFGLVNTRRDGRSIHYSLVSPVNPAAKAILEIAANGTSAASDTDDAVTLKQHTYAETDISTPALNDIEIFLL